Genomic window (Mycoplasma sp. NEAQ87857):
AGTCGAACCCCTGTCCACATATGAATAATAAGCTTAAGTCTACAGTTTAGTTTATTTTTAATAACATTTAAAATTCTAAAATAAACAAAAAGAATTTTAAATGTGTGACTAAATTCGTTCAAAGTTCGTCAAGCTTTAAACTATTCTTAATTAACCTACTTTAAGTTCAAGAAACCACTTAAAGCAACTTTGTTGCATTATTAAGCAAAAGCAAAGGTTTGATTTCCAGCGAAAACTGGGTTTGCGAATGAATATTCGCTTGATTCTTCGTTTCCGTTTAAGAAAGCCTAGTAGCAATTATAGTCTGCTACACTACTGCATTAAACTCATACCCATACATGTCGAAACCATTACATCCCCTAGTAAAATTTTAGAGTTTGTTGAATACGCTTATTTGTCTCTTCTTTGGTAATTTTTGCACGTTTATCATATTTTTTTAAACCTTTTGCAATAGCTATTTCAATTTTTAAGCGTGATTGGTTATTAAAATAAATCTTAAGTGGAATTAAAGTTACTGATAAGGTATCTAAAGTTTGCTTTAATTTACGTATTTCTTTTTTGTGCATTAAAAGCTTTCTATCTCTAGTTTCATCACATTTAACTAACATATATTGCTTAAAAAATGCTTCTTTAAGATAAAGTTCATTTTTATAAATTGAGCAATAAGCATTAGTTAAATCAATTTGACTAGCTCTAGCACTTTTGACTTCTCATCCCAACAGTTGCATTCCTGCTTCATATTTTTCAACAATTTCGTAATCACGAAATGCTTTTTTATTATTCGATACTATTTTCATAAACCACACTTATTTTATTATATTTAAGGGTCAAAACGATAAAAAAAGCAAAATTATAGTAATAATTTTGCTTAAAATCTTGAATAAGTTCTATTTCCTACAAATACTCTATAATAGGCTACATTAAAAATTAATCCAATAAAAAAGAAATAAACTATTAATCCTACATATAAACCAACAATAACTAATAAGTTCAATACCCCACTATAATTATCTTTTTTTAGAAATATTTCAGATATAAAGTGATATGAAATATTTAATAAAAAGATCGGGATTAAGGATAATAATAAACCTCTTCATAAGTGTTTAATTTTTATTTTGAATGATACTAAATATTTAAATCATAAAAGTAGCATACAAAATAAAAACATCAATGAAAATAAACTATAAAATAAAAATGATTCCCAGTTAATGCTTTCTTGATTAAATATTTCAGCATTAATTTTTAATTTTTGGATCACTATTGTATATAAAAAAGTAAATGCAAATAATAATAAAGTAGTTCCTAATGAAACTCAAATTCCTTTTAATTTATTTCCTCAATATGTACCTAATCGTTTATGTTCGAATAAATAATTTGAAGAATAAATTAATTTTCCATATCCATTTGATGAAAAATATAAGAAGGACAATATAACAATTAAAAATTTAATTACATCAGCACTAGTTGCTAAACCAGTATTGCTTGCAGGAAATAATACATCACTTTTGATTGAAAAAATGTTGGATAAAACTAAAGAAAAAGTGTTAATAAAATTACTTTGATTTTGGTATGAAAAACCAAATCAAGTAAAAATATAAGCAGCTAGAGTATTAAAATAAATTACTAAATAAATTGATGGGATAAATGATAGAAAAATGTTTAAAGTTGGAGAGTTTCATATCAAACTAAAATCAATTGAAGTAATTTTTAAATGTACTATTTTAACAGTTTTATTAATTAAAACTTTTTTCTTTTCTTTTTCATTGCTACTTGTTTTTTTAAACACTTTAGGCATTCCACGTAAGAATATAAGTGTAATAAACAATGCAATTTTTAAAGTGATGGTTAAATATAACCATTCAAAGAAATAACCTAAAGCATTTCAATAAATCACATTTTTATTAAATCCAATTTGACTTTTTTTGATTCGCTTTTTGGTTAATTCTTTATACATATTTTTATTTAAATTTTTCATCAAGTAATTTAACTACTATGTCATTAGAAATTTGTGGATTTACTTGTCCATTAGTTTGTTTCATAATAGCTCCCAAAATAAATTTTACTACTCTTTCAGGTCTATTAGGATATTCATTTAATAACTCTTGGTTATTTTCCATTATATTTAAAGCAATTTCAGAAATTACTTGTGGATCTGAAATTTGTTTTAAATTATGTTTAGTTAATAATTGTTCAATATCTCCATCAAAATCAACTAATAATGGAATAAGTTTTTTAAGTGATTTACCTGAAATTATTTCTTGCTCAAGTAATAATAAAGCTAGATTAATATATTGTGGAGCAATATTTAAATGATATGCTTTAGTTTTTTTAGTATTTGCTAAAGAAACTATTTCAGCAAAGAATACTTTAGATAATTTGTCTTTATCAGCATATTCAATTGAATCAAAATATTTAGCTAAATCTAAATCATCAATTAAACTTTGAACATAAATGTTTTGAATTCCTGCATTTAAATATCTTTGTTCTTTTTCTAGTGGTAATTCTTTTAATTTAACACTATCAATAAAGCTATCGCTTAATTTAATAAATGGAATATTAGGTTCAGGGAAGTATTTATAATCCACAGTTCCTGTTTTAGTACGCATTACAATATTGGTATTAGTTTGATCATCAAAACGTTTAGTTTGTTGAAGAATTTCTTGATTTGTAAGAATTTTTTCTTTTTGAATTTCAATCTCATTCTCAATTGCTTTTTTAATATTTGATAATGAGTTCATATTCTTAATTTCAATTTTAGTACCAAAACCATCATATCCATAAGGTCTAAGTGAAATATTAATATCAGCTCTTAAAGAACCTTGTTCTAATTTAGCTTCTGAAATTTCTAAACATAAAGCAGTCTTTTTAATCATATCAACATAAGCTGCAGCTTCATCAGCAGATCTAATTACTGGATAAGTAACTATTTCAATTAAAGGAATTCCAGCACGATTGTAATCTAATTTAGTTCCATTATCATCATGATGTTGTCTTGCAGTATCTTCTTCTAAATGAATTCTTTCAATTTGAATTTTTTTAGCTTGATCATTAACTTTGATTTCTATTTCACCATCTTTTCCAATAGGTCTATAAAACTGAGTAATTTGATAACCTTTAGGTAAATCAGGATAAAAATAATTTTTACGATCAAAGTGCATTTCACTATCAATTTCCATA
Coding sequences:
- the smpB gene encoding SsrA-binding protein, producing MKIVSNNKKAFRDYEIVEKYEAGMQLLGWEVKSARASQIDLTNAYCSIYKNELYLKEAFFKQYMLVKCDETRDRKLLMHKKEIRKLKQTLDTLSVTLIPLKIYFNNQSRLKIEIAIAKGLKKYDKRAKITKEETNKRIQQTLKFY
- a CDS encoding YhjD/YihY/BrkB family envelope integrity protein, with amino-acid sequence MKNLNKNMYKELTKKRIKKSQIGFNKNVIYWNALGYFFEWLYLTITLKIALFITLIFLRGMPKVFKKTSSNEKEKKKVLINKTVKIVHLKITSIDFSLIWNSPTLNIFLSFIPSIYLVIYFNTLAAYIFTWFGFSYQNQSNFINTFSLVLSNIFSIKSDVLFPASNTGLATSADVIKFLIVILSFLYFSSNGYGKLIYSSNYLFEHKRLGTYWGNKLKGIWVSLGTTLLLFAFTFLYTIVIQKLKINAEIFNQESINWESFLFYSLFSLMFLFCMLLLWFKYLVSFKIKIKHLWRGLLLSLIPIFLLNISYHFISEIFLKKDNYSGVLNLLVIVGLYVGLIVYFFFIGLIFNVAYYRVFVGNRTYSRF
- the gatB gene encoding Asp-tRNA(Asn)/Glu-tRNA(Gln) amidotransferase subunit GatB, translating into MNNFETIIGIEIHLELKTKTKMFSGSRIDFNAQPNTCANQIDLGYPGTLPMVNKQAVKYAIALAKALNMEIDSEMHFDRKNYFYPDLPKGYQITQFYRPIGKDGEIEIKVNDQAKKIQIERIHLEEDTARQHHDDNGTKLDYNRAGIPLIEIVTYPVIRSADEAAAYVDMIKKTALCLEISEAKLEQGSLRADINISLRPYGYDGFGTKIEIKNMNSLSNIKKAIENEIEIQKEKILTNQEILQQTKRFDDQTNTNIVMRTKTGTVDYKYFPEPNIPFIKLSDSFIDSVKLKELPLEKEQRYLNAGIQNIYVQSLIDDLDLAKYFDSIEYADKDKLSKVFFAEIVSLANTKKTKAYHLNIAPQYINLALLLLEQEIISGKSLKKLIPLLVDFDGDIEQLLTKHNLKQISDPQVISEIALNIMENNQELLNEYPNRPERVVKFILGAIMKQTNGQVNPQISNDIVVKLLDEKFK